Genomic segment of Thauera sp. K11:
CAGGAAAAGAGGCTACCGCCAGTTCTCCACCTGTAAGCCCCCCACACGATGGAACTCGCCGACGTTCGACGTCACCACGATCAAACCGCGTGCGACCCCGGTGCCCGCGATCAACACGTCGTAGGCGCCAATCGGCTGCCCCTTGTTCTTCAGCGCAGCCCGAATGGCCGCTGTGGCCTGCGCATCGGCATCCTCGAAGAATACGGTACGCGTCACGGAAAAGAAGGCATCGAGCATGGGCGCCAACCTTCTCGCGCGCTCGCTGTTGAGCGCCAACCCATAGTCGATCTCCATGCGTGTGATCGAGGAAACGACGATCTGATGCGGCGAGGTGGCCTTGATGCGGGCCAGCACGCCGGGCTGGCCTTTCACGAAATCGGACACCGTGCAGGTGTCCAGCAGATATTTCATGCCAACGGATCTTCCACGGGGAGAGTCAGCCGGTCGCGCCCCGCCTCGAACGGCGGTATGTCCGCCATGCCCTGGAAGTCCATCACCGCATCAGGCCACTGGGCCTGCGCGTGTCGTGCAAGCCATTCGCTGACCGCCTTGCGGATCAGCGCATTGCGGCTCTCTCCCGCCTGCGCGGCAACGGCCGTCAGCCGCTGCCCGGTCACGTCATCGAAATAGACATTGAAATGCATGCACGCCTCCAGCACTCCGGCATCACACGTTGTGATGTTATACGCTCGCCGTAACGGGCTCAAGGAGGGGTCGTCTCAGAAAACGGAAAATAAAGCACGTTAAGCCGATTGCATTGGCCACCGCATCGCACGGATAGGCGAGCGTCTTGCCACCGGCTGCGGTGCTGGTCAGGCGCCCGGCCGCATCTCACACGTAGGCCACGGTGTCGCTATTGTCGGCGTACTTGGCCTGGGTGCGACGGCCCAG
This window contains:
- a CDS encoding type II toxin-antitoxin system VapC family toxin, which gives rise to MKYLLDTCTVSDFVKGQPGVLARIKATSPHQIVVSSITRMEIDYGLALNSERARRLAPMLDAFFSVTRTVFFEDADAQATAAIRAALKNKGQPIGAYDVLIAGTGVARGLIVVTSNVGEFHRVGGLQVENWR
- a CDS encoding ribbon-helix-helix domain-containing protein, with the translated sequence MHFNVYFDDVTGQRLTAVAAQAGESRNALIRKAVSEWLARHAQAQWPDAVMDFQGMADIPPFEAGRDRLTLPVEDPLA